The Streptomyces sp. NBC_01244 genome contains a region encoding:
- a CDS encoding ribbon-helix-helix domain-containing protein, whose translation MSRHVTIRLEEEFHERLKARAAALGTTVTALITEVTERELDEDRKNFLSGIEEFADHWGYFQERFGH comes from the coding sequence ATGTCGAGACACGTCACCATCCGCCTGGAAGAAGAGTTCCACGAACGCCTGAAGGCGCGTGCGGCGGCCCTGGGCACGACGGTCACCGCGCTGATCACCGAAGTCACGGAACGCGAACTCGACGAGGATCGGAAGAACTTCCTGTCCGGGATAGAGGAGTTCGCCGACCACTGGGGCTACTTCCAGGAGCGGTTCGGGCATTGA
- a CDS encoding LolA family protein: MATNAKTRKAARYAVPVAVFGVVAGTIAMVPAFANAGGPDLPKVTAQQLIEKIAASDVQQLSGSAKISTDLGLPSLPAGLLGGGGGVTGGSADPQDKLAQLVSGTHTFRVAADGPDRQKLTFVDGKDEYSLVHNGDDVWGYDSKSKEVFHEKAPTDKGDKGDKGDKSSERKTGEGLPGTPQEIAQEVLEAAGPTTDVTVGDTAQVAGRDAYQLVLKPKGSGSTVASVKIAVDAKNGMPLRVQLLSTDGGKPIVDAGFTKVDFAKPAADTFAFTPPKDAKVTEGAAGEHGKAGKDGEHGKDKGLDVLEAIPGLGGLTGGAGGAQGEPKVLGEGWTSIARIETGAKNTLKGLDDAAKDENAPKGASQFLDALGEKVSGKFGEGRVLKTRVVNALITDDGKVYVGAVTKAELVKAADADK; the protein is encoded by the coding sequence ATGGCAACGAACGCAAAGACCCGCAAGGCCGCTCGGTACGCCGTACCGGTCGCGGTGTTCGGTGTGGTCGCCGGCACGATCGCGATGGTTCCGGCCTTCGCGAACGCCGGCGGACCGGACCTTCCGAAGGTGACGGCCCAGCAGCTCATCGAGAAGATCGCGGCCTCGGACGTGCAGCAGCTGTCCGGCAGCGCCAAGATCAGCACGGACCTGGGTCTGCCGAGCCTTCCGGCCGGCCTGCTGGGCGGCGGTGGCGGCGTGACCGGCGGCTCCGCGGACCCGCAGGACAAGCTCGCCCAGCTGGTGAGCGGCACCCACACCTTCCGCGTGGCCGCCGACGGCCCGGACCGCCAGAAGCTCACCTTCGTCGACGGGAAGGACGAGTACAGCCTCGTCCACAACGGCGACGACGTCTGGGGGTACGACTCCAAGTCGAAGGAGGTCTTCCACGAGAAGGCACCCACCGACAAGGGGGACAAGGGTGACAAGGGCGACAAGAGCTCCGAGCGCAAGACCGGCGAGGGCCTCCCGGGCACCCCGCAGGAGATCGCCCAGGAGGTGCTGGAGGCCGCCGGACCGACCACCGACGTCACCGTCGGCGACACGGCCCAGGTGGCCGGGCGCGACGCCTACCAGCTGGTCCTGAAGCCGAAGGGCAGCGGTTCGACCGTCGCCTCGGTGAAGATCGCGGTGGACGCGAAGAACGGCATGCCGCTGCGCGTGCAGCTGCTCTCCACCGACGGCGGCAAGCCGATCGTGGACGCCGGCTTCACCAAGGTGGACTTCGCCAAGCCCGCCGCCGACACCTTCGCCTTCACCCCGCCCAAGGACGCCAAGGTGACCGAGGGCGCGGCGGGCGAGCACGGCAAGGCCGGCAAGGACGGCGAGCACGGCAAGGACAAGGGCCTGGACGTGCTGGAGGCCATTCCGGGCCTGGGCGGCCTGACCGGCGGCGCCGGGGGCGCCCAGGGCGAGCCGAAGGTCCTCGGCGAGGGCTGGACCTCGATCGCCCGGATCGAGACCGGCGCGAAAAACACCCTCAAGGGCCTCGACGACGCGGCGAAGGACGAGAACGCGCCCAAGGGCGCCTCGCAGTTCCTCGACGCGCTCGGGGAGAAGGTCTCCGGGAAGTTCGGCGAGGGCCGCGTCCTGAAGACCCGCGTGGTCAACGCTCTGATCACGGACGACGGCAAGGTCTACGTCGGCGCGGTCACCAAGGCCGAGCTGGTGAAGGCGGCCGACGCCGACAAGTAG
- a CDS encoding polyprenyl synthetase family protein, giving the protein MTVVGPFGLSVRDQALETDVQAGLAAVEAGLLEATKSEVPFITEAAQHLVRAGGKRFRPLLVMLASRFGDPYAPGIVPAAVVVELTHLATLYHDDVMDEADVRRGVESSNARWGNSVAVLTGDFLFARASHILADLGPEAVRVQAEAFERLVTGQILETAGPRDGRDPVEHYLDVIAGKTGSLIAVSGRFGAMMSGADESVVDILTQYGERLGTAFQLADDVLDIASDSHESGKTPGTDLREGIPTLPVLRLREMAAQGGDPDDLELVRLLDGDLTDDVRHAEVLARLRVHPALEQARKDTVRYAEEARATLAPLPDCFAKSALVELCDAVVHRAG; this is encoded by the coding sequence GTGACCGTCGTCGGGCCGTTCGGACTGAGCGTGCGGGACCAGGCTCTTGAGACCGATGTCCAGGCCGGACTGGCCGCCGTCGAGGCGGGTCTGCTGGAAGCCACCAAGAGCGAAGTCCCCTTCATCACCGAGGCCGCACAGCACCTGGTCCGCGCCGGCGGCAAGCGGTTCCGGCCGCTGCTGGTGATGCTCGCCTCCCGGTTCGGCGATCCCTACGCGCCCGGGATCGTCCCCGCCGCCGTGGTCGTGGAGCTCACCCACCTGGCGACGCTCTACCACGACGACGTCATGGACGAGGCGGACGTGCGCCGCGGCGTGGAGAGCTCCAACGCCCGCTGGGGCAACTCCGTGGCCGTCCTGACGGGTGACTTCCTGTTCGCCCGCGCCTCGCACATCCTGGCGGACCTCGGCCCCGAGGCCGTACGGGTCCAGGCCGAGGCGTTCGAGCGGCTGGTGACGGGCCAGATCCTGGAAACGGCCGGCCCGCGCGACGGCCGCGACCCCGTCGAGCACTACCTCGACGTCATCGCCGGCAAGACCGGCTCGCTGATCGCGGTCTCCGGCCGCTTCGGCGCGATGATGTCCGGCGCCGACGAGTCGGTCGTCGACATCCTGACCCAGTACGGCGAGCGGCTCGGCACCGCCTTCCAGCTCGCCGACGACGTCCTCGACATCGCCTCCGACTCGCACGAGTCCGGCAAGACCCCCGGCACCGACCTGCGCGAGGGCATCCCGACGCTGCCCGTCCTGCGGCTGCGGGAGATGGCGGCCCAGGGCGGCGACCCCGACGACCTGGAGCTCGTACGGCTCCTGGACGGCGACCTGACGGACGATGTCCGGCACGCCGAGGTGCTCGCCCGGCTGCGGGTCCACCCGGCCCTGGAACAGGCCCGCAAGGACACCGTGCGGTACGCGGAGGAGGCGCGGGCCACGCTGGCCCCGCTGCCCGACTGCTTCGCGAAGTCGGCGCTGGTGGAGCTCTGCGACGCCGTGGTCCACCGCGCGGGCTGA
- the rarD gene encoding EamA family transporter RarD: MKAENDQRTGLLYGFASYGMWGIVPLFWPLLQPAGAIEILAHRMVWSLAVVGLALLALRRWGWMAQLLRQPRKLALTGVAAALVTVNWGVYIWAVNNGAVVEASLGYFINPLVTIALGVLVLGERLRRTQWAAVGIAVAAVLVLAVGYGRPPWISLILAFSFALYGLIKKQLGMGGLESLTAETVIMFLPALGYLLWLGSRGESTFTAQGPGHAALLASAGLVTAIPLICFGAAAIRVPLSTLGLLQYMAPVFQFGLGVLYFHEAMPPARWAGFSLVWVALSILTWDALRTARRSRARRLEALSAPLPSALPNTLPAPARETA, from the coding sequence GTGAAGGCAGAGAACGACCAGCGCACGGGGTTGCTCTACGGCTTCGCCTCGTACGGAATGTGGGGGATCGTGCCCCTCTTCTGGCCGCTCCTCCAGCCCGCCGGAGCGATCGAGATCCTCGCCCACCGCATGGTGTGGTCCCTGGCCGTGGTCGGTCTGGCGCTGCTGGCCCTGCGGCGCTGGGGATGGATGGCGCAACTGCTGCGCCAGCCGCGCAAGCTCGCCCTCACGGGGGTGGCCGCCGCCCTGGTCACCGTGAACTGGGGCGTCTACATCTGGGCGGTCAACAACGGCGCGGTCGTCGAGGCGAGCCTCGGCTACTTCATCAACCCCCTGGTCACCATCGCGCTCGGCGTCCTGGTCCTCGGCGAGCGCCTGCGCCGCACGCAGTGGGCGGCGGTCGGGATCGCCGTCGCCGCCGTGCTGGTCCTCGCCGTCGGGTACGGGCGGCCGCCGTGGATCTCGCTGATCCTGGCCTTCTCCTTCGCCCTGTACGGGCTGATCAAGAAGCAGCTCGGCATGGGCGGCCTGGAGTCGCTGACCGCCGAGACCGTGATCATGTTCCTGCCCGCCCTCGGCTACCTGCTGTGGCTCGGCTCGCGCGGCGAGTCCACCTTCACCGCCCAGGGCCCGGGGCACGCCGCCCTGCTGGCCTCGGCCGGGCTGGTCACCGCGATCCCGCTGATCTGCTTCGGCGCGGCCGCGATCCGGGTCCCGCTGTCCACCCTCGGACTGCTCCAGTACATGGCCCCGGTCTTCCAGTTCGGGCTCGGCGTCCTGTACTTCCACGAGGCCATGCCGCCCGCGCGCTGGGCCGGCTTCTCCCTGGTCTGGGTCGCCCTCTCGATCCTCACCTGGGACGCCCTGCGCACCGCTCGCCGCTCCCGGGCCCGGCGCCTGGAGGCCCTGTCGGCGCCCCTTCCCAGCGCCCTCCCGAACACCCTTCCGGCCCCGGCGCGCGAGACCGCGTAA
- a CDS encoding peptide MFS transporter encodes MSRTSTDIDEPSDPEADQPPPGDDHAFLGHPRGLATLSGLEVWERFSFLGMQAILVLYFADTVANGGLGMNPGTAASVSAAYGTMVYLVSVAGGWLADRILGSYRAVLWGGILIACGHYAMAVPTAAMTWVGLGLISAGTGLLKPNVASMVGKLYKTDDDRRDAGFALYYMGINIGAFAGPLITAWLGEHQGWHWGFSAAAIGMTAGLIQYVAGRRHLAGRKHSAEFALAPDAMRSAVMKIIGGILLFAALATLLAVLGWLTMDRFVDLLTLISVIAPIVYFAIMFRSDRVTAAERGRLRPYVVLFLASVAFNFILFQAYSTMMLLASTNARTEILGFTFPAGWYASALGAFEVLLAPVVAALWVRMGHKQPHASNKIAIGVILGGLSFLLMVIPTSGHSGDTYKMAAWWIIGSYLLLGLGDILLETSGMSATTKLAPKAFASQTMALWFLSLALANGIQAQVVKLYGQVSNPAYFGVNGAIAVAVGLAVIALAPWLKRTMHPVH; translated from the coding sequence TTGTCCAGAACTTCTACCGATATAGACGAGCCTTCCGACCCGGAGGCCGACCAGCCGCCGCCCGGCGACGACCACGCCTTCCTCGGGCATCCCAGGGGACTGGCCACGCTCTCCGGGCTGGAGGTCTGGGAGCGCTTCTCGTTCCTGGGCATGCAGGCCATCCTCGTCCTCTACTTCGCGGACACGGTGGCCAACGGCGGCCTGGGGATGAACCCGGGCACCGCGGCCTCCGTCTCGGCGGCCTACGGGACCATGGTCTACCTCGTCTCCGTCGCCGGCGGGTGGCTCGCCGACCGGATCCTCGGTTCCTACCGCGCCGTGCTCTGGGGCGGCATCCTGATCGCCTGCGGCCACTACGCCATGGCCGTGCCCACCGCCGCCATGACCTGGGTGGGCCTCGGCCTGATCAGCGCCGGGACCGGCCTGCTGAAGCCGAACGTGGCCAGCATGGTCGGCAAGCTGTACAAGACGGACGACGACCGGCGCGACGCCGGCTTCGCCCTGTACTACATGGGCATCAACATCGGCGCCTTCGCCGGCCCCCTGATCACCGCCTGGCTCGGCGAGCACCAGGGCTGGCACTGGGGCTTCTCGGCCGCCGCGATCGGCATGACCGCGGGCCTGATCCAGTACGTGGCCGGCCGCCGCCACCTGGCGGGACGCAAGCACTCCGCCGAGTTCGCGCTCGCGCCCGACGCGATGCGCTCGGCTGTGATGAAGATCATCGGCGGAATCCTGCTCTTCGCCGCGCTCGCCACCCTTCTGGCCGTACTGGGCTGGCTGACGATGGACCGGTTCGTCGACCTGCTCACCCTGATCTCGGTGATCGCGCCGATCGTGTACTTCGCGATCATGTTCCGCAGCGACCGGGTGACGGCCGCCGAACGGGGGCGCCTGCGCCCGTACGTGGTGCTCTTCCTGGCCTCGGTGGCCTTCAACTTCATCCTCTTCCAGGCGTACTCGACGATGATGCTGCTGGCGTCGACGAACGCCCGCACCGAGATCCTCGGCTTCACCTTCCCGGCCGGCTGGTACGCCTCCGCGCTCGGCGCGTTCGAGGTGCTGCTGGCCCCGGTCGTCGCCGCGCTGTGGGTCCGGATGGGCCACAAGCAGCCGCACGCCTCCAACAAGATCGCCATCGGCGTGATCCTGGGCGGCCTGTCCTTCCTCCTGATGGTCATCCCGACCTCGGGGCACTCGGGCGACACGTACAAGATGGCCGCCTGGTGGATCATCGGCTCCTACCTGCTGCTCGGCCTCGGCGACATCCTGTTGGAGACCTCCGGCATGTCGGCCACCACGAAGCTCGCCCCGAAGGCCTTCGCCAGCCAGACGATGGCCCTGTGGTTCCTCTCCCTCGCCCTGGCCAACGGCATCCAGGCGCAGGTGGTCAAGCTCTACGGCCAGGTCTCCAACCCCGCCTACTTCGGCGTCAACGGCGCCATCGCCGTCGCGGTGGGACTCGCCGTGATCGCGCTCGCGCCGTGGCTCAAGCGCACGATGCACCCCGTTCACTGA
- a CDS encoding DUF6193 family natural product biosynthesis protein, translating to MNVNEETRAAVVEAQWLGTRRAWTDRLERLEHLGPKVWHLGTIAVLEAAHEHPLLRQLYPYTSHCHVHFSSTTRFPYEVALPFVIPLADGRFRVVRRAPFGEVGEVASAGEAVALVAAHAPPRLRLATTGLPMEG from the coding sequence ATGAATGTGAACGAAGAGACCCGTGCGGCGGTCGTCGAGGCGCAGTGGCTCGGCACCCGGCGGGCGTGGACGGACCGCCTGGAGCGCCTGGAGCACCTCGGTCCGAAGGTCTGGCACCTCGGCACCATCGCGGTGCTGGAGGCGGCCCACGAGCACCCGCTCCTGCGGCAGCTGTACCCGTACACGAGTCATTGCCATGTGCACTTCAGCAGCACGACCCGCTTCCCCTACGAGGTGGCGCTCCCCTTCGTGATCCCGCTGGCCGACGGGCGGTTCCGCGTGGTGCGGCGCGCCCCCTTCGGCGAGGTCGGCGAGGTCGCCTCGGCCGGGGAGGCCGTCGCCCTGGTGGCCGCGCACGCACCGCCCCGCCTCCGGCTCGCCACGACGGGGCTGCCGATGGAGGGGTAG
- a CDS encoding M28 family metallopeptidase — protein MSLSVSRRLATVTALAVAGLFAATAPAALASPTSVAAAPTPPDIPLANVKAHLTQLQSIATANGGNRAHGRAGYKASIDYVKAKLDAAGFTTTLQTFTSSGATGYNLIADWPGGDPNSVLMSGAHLDSVTSGAGINDNGSGSAAVLETALAVSRAGLTPTKHLRFGWWGAEELGLVGSKYYVTNLPTAERAKFAGYLNFDMIGSPNPGYFVYDDDPTIEQTFKNYYAGLGVPTEIETEGDGRSDHASFKNVGIPVGGLFTGASNSKTAAQATKWGGTSGQAFDRCYHSSCDTTANINDTALDRNSDAIAYAIWNLGFAVPVPPGPSFENTADVSVPDSPAAAVNSPITVSGVTGNAPATTKVDVNIVHPYIGDLVVDLVAPDGTLYNLHNRTGGSADNIVKSVTVNASSEVANGVWKLQVKDVAAQDVGYINSWKITF, from the coding sequence ATGAGCCTGTCCGTCTCCCGGCGCCTCGCCACCGTGACCGCCCTCGCGGTCGCCGGCCTGTTCGCCGCCACCGCCCCCGCCGCGCTCGCCTCGCCGACCTCGGTCGCCGCGGCGCCCACGCCGCCCGACATCCCGCTCGCCAACGTCAAGGCGCACCTGACCCAGTTGCAGTCGATAGCCACCGCCAACGGCGGCAACCGCGCCCACGGCAGGGCCGGTTACAAGGCCTCGATCGACTACGTGAAGGCCAAGCTGGACGCGGCCGGATTCACGACCACCCTGCAGACCTTCACCTCCAGCGGCGCCACCGGCTACAACCTGATCGCCGACTGGCCGGGCGGCGACCCCAACTCGGTCCTGATGTCCGGCGCCCACCTCGACTCGGTGACCTCCGGCGCGGGCATCAACGACAACGGCTCCGGCAGCGCGGCCGTCCTGGAGACCGCGCTCGCCGTCTCCCGGGCCGGCCTCACGCCCACGAAGCACCTGCGCTTCGGCTGGTGGGGCGCGGAGGAGCTGGGCCTGGTCGGGTCGAAGTACTACGTCACCAATCTGCCGACCGCCGAGCGGGCGAAGTTCGCCGGGTACCTGAACTTCGACATGATCGGCTCGCCGAACCCGGGCTACTTCGTCTACGACGACGACCCGACGATCGAGCAGACCTTCAAGAACTACTACGCGGGCCTCGGCGTCCCGACCGAGATCGAGACCGAGGGCGACGGCCGCTCCGATCACGCGTCCTTCAAGAACGTCGGCATCCCCGTGGGCGGCCTGTTCACCGGCGCCAGCAACAGCAAGACGGCGGCGCAGGCGACGAAGTGGGGCGGCACCTCCGGTCAGGCCTTCGACCGCTGCTACCACTCCTCCTGCGACACCACGGCGAACATCAACGACACCGCCCTGGACCGCAATTCCGACGCCATCGCCTACGCGATCTGGAACCTCGGGTTCGCCGTCCCGGTCCCGCCGGGCCCGTCCTTCGAGAACACGGCGGACGTCTCCGTCCCGGACTCCCCGGCCGCCGCGGTGAACTCGCCGATCACGGTCTCCGGCGTGACGGGCAACGCCCCGGCCACCACCAAGGTCGACGTGAACATCGTCCACCCCTACATCGGTGACCTGGTGGTCGACCTGGTCGCCCCCGACGGCACCCTGTACAACCTGCACAACCGCACCGGCGGCAGCGCGGACAACATCGTCAAGTCCGTCACGGTCAACGCCTCCTCCGAGGTCGCCAACGGCGTGTGGAAGCTCCAGGTCAAGGACGTGGCCGCGCAGGACGTCGGCTACATCAACAGCTGGAAGATCACCTTCTAG
- a CDS encoding HAD family hydrolase: MTSALPYALVATDLDGTLLRAGDTVSARSHTALATARAAGARHIIVTGRPVPQVRHVLDGLGYTGLAVCGQGAQVYDAAAGRMLHSVPLDRELAEVALGKIEAEVGEVWAAVNQEGVDAEMLMGPGYRMFHPHLPTVSVARRADLWTSPINKVLLQHPRLSDDELTEIARGVVGDLVNVTMAGEHTVELQPPGIDKASGLAVAAELLDVAGSSTIAFGDMPNDIPMFAWAAHGVAMAGAHRELLAVADEVTLSNEEDGIAVVLERLFPA; this comes from the coding sequence GTGACTTCCGCCCTCCCCTATGCACTCGTGGCCACCGACCTGGACGGGACTCTGCTGCGCGCCGGAGACACCGTCTCGGCCCGCTCCCACACGGCCCTCGCCACCGCCCGCGCGGCCGGCGCCCGGCACATCATCGTGACGGGCCGCCCCGTCCCGCAGGTCCGCCACGTCCTGGACGGCCTCGGCTACACGGGACTCGCGGTGTGCGGGCAGGGAGCGCAGGTCTACGACGCGGCGGCCGGACGGATGCTGCACTCCGTCCCCCTGGACCGGGAGCTGGCCGAAGTCGCCCTCGGGAAGATCGAGGCGGAGGTCGGCGAGGTCTGGGCGGCGGTCAACCAGGAGGGCGTCGACGCGGAGATGCTGATGGGTCCGGGCTACCGGATGTTCCACCCCCACCTGCCGACGGTGTCGGTGGCCCGGCGCGCCGACCTCTGGACCTCCCCCATCAACAAGGTCCTGCTCCAGCACCCCCGCCTCTCCGACGACGAGCTGACGGAGATCGCCCGGGGCGTGGTCGGGGACCTGGTCAACGTCACGATGGCGGGGGAGCACACGGTCGAACTCCAGCCCCCGGGCATCGACAAGGCGAGCGGCCTCGCGGTGGCGGCGGAACTCCTGGACGTCGCCGGCTCGTCCACGATCGCCTTCGGCGACATGCCGAACGACATCCCGATGTTCGCGTGGGCGGCCCACGGGGTCGCGATGGCGGGCGCCCACCGGGAGCTTCTGGCCGTCGCGGACGAGGTCACCCTCTCGAACGAGGAGGACGGCATCGCGGTGGTACTGGAGCGGCTGTTCCCGGCCTAG
- a CDS encoding CocE/NonD family hydrolase, translated as MIIRTDFPYGTKHEDVRIPLPDRTELYARIWRPVTDEPVPALLEYLPYRLTDWTAPRDWQRHPWYAGHGYASVRVDVRGHGNSGGDPGDEYDAQELADGVAVVEWLAAQPWCTGSVGMFGISWGGFNSLQIAALAPEPLKAIVTVCSTDDRFDNDVHYMGGSLLAVDMHAWAATMLAFASRPPDPLYAGEGWRDQWLSRLGAVEPLVHTWLSHQTRDAYWRHGSVCEDYGAIGAAVLAVGGWHDPYRDTVLRLVSALPADRVRGLIGPWSHQYPDRGLPPGPAIGFLQETLRWWDHWLKGKDTGVMSEPLLRSWISESHPPATTYPTLPGRWVGDPSWPSPNVDPVTYAFQGAPVVVASPQHTGLDAGRFFPFGNDADLPPDQREEDAKSACFEFPVGDGSGPVEILGRPVVRLRLRMDVPYGQVVARLCDVAPDGSSTLVTRGVLNLSSRQGRDKAVPWPVGSYEDVHFELNGIGHSFPPGHRIRLALSSAYWPWIWPRAGSEAGWTLDPAGSAVELPVRDPSSDEEPILFEAPEQSEPLGVSYPATLDAPRPERLVVRDVARGVWRLEVDPRYGGTRVYPDGLEFSEDALEVYEIQEADPLSARTHSTWTVRLHRPELGWDVSVVTRSDITCDEGGFLTSNEVVCREGDEVLFHRTWERRLPRAAV; from the coding sequence ATGATCATCCGTACCGATTTCCCCTACGGGACCAAGCACGAGGACGTCCGGATCCCCCTCCCGGACCGCACCGAGCTGTACGCCCGCATCTGGCGGCCGGTCACCGACGAGCCCGTCCCGGCGCTGCTGGAGTACCTCCCGTACCGCCTCACCGACTGGACCGCGCCGCGCGACTGGCAGCGCCACCCCTGGTACGCGGGCCACGGCTACGCCTCCGTACGCGTCGACGTGCGCGGCCACGGCAACAGCGGCGGCGACCCGGGCGACGAGTACGACGCCCAGGAGCTCGCCGACGGCGTCGCGGTCGTCGAATGGCTGGCGGCCCAGCCCTGGTGCACGGGGTCCGTGGGCATGTTCGGGATCTCCTGGGGCGGCTTCAACAGCCTGCAGATCGCTGCGCTGGCCCCGGAACCCCTCAAGGCGATCGTGACGGTCTGCTCCACGGACGACCGCTTCGACAACGACGTCCACTACATGGGCGGCTCCCTCCTCGCCGTCGACATGCACGCGTGGGCGGCCACCATGCTGGCCTTCGCCTCCCGCCCGCCGGACCCGCTCTACGCGGGCGAGGGCTGGCGCGACCAGTGGCTGTCGCGCCTCGGCGCGGTGGAACCCCTCGTCCACACCTGGCTCTCCCACCAGACCCGCGACGCGTACTGGCGCCACGGATCGGTGTGCGAGGACTACGGGGCCATCGGCGCGGCCGTCCTCGCCGTCGGCGGCTGGCACGACCCGTACCGCGACACCGTGCTCCGCCTGGTCTCGGCCCTGCCCGCCGACCGGGTCCGGGGCCTGATCGGCCCGTGGTCGCACCAGTACCCCGACCGGGGACTGCCGCCCGGCCCGGCGATCGGCTTCCTCCAGGAGACCCTGCGCTGGTGGGACCACTGGCTCAAGGGCAAGGACACCGGCGTCATGTCCGAGCCCCTCCTCCGCTCCTGGATCTCCGAGTCCCACCCGCCCGCGACCACCTACCCGACCCTGCCGGGCCGCTGGGTCGGCGACCCGTCCTGGCCCTCCCCGAACGTCGACCCCGTCACCTACGCCTTCCAGGGCGCGCCGGTCGTCGTGGCCTCCCCGCAGCACACCGGCCTGGACGCGGGCCGCTTCTTCCCCTTCGGCAACGACGCCGACCTGCCGCCCGACCAGCGCGAGGAGGACGCGAAGTCGGCCTGCTTCGAGTTCCCGGTGGGTGACGGCTCCGGCCCGGTGGAGATCCTGGGCCGCCCGGTCGTCAGGCTGCGCCTGCGCATGGACGTCCCGTACGGCCAGGTCGTGGCCCGGCTCTGCGACGTGGCCCCCGACGGCTCCTCGACGCTGGTCACGAGGGGCGTGCTGAACCTGTCCTCCCGGCAGGGCCGGGACAAGGCGGTGCCATGGCCGGTGGGCTCGTACGAGGACGTGCACTTCGAGCTGAACGGCATCGGCCACTCCTTCCCGCCCGGCCACCGCATCCGCCTGGCCCTCTCCTCGGCCTACTGGCCGTGGATCTGGCCGCGCGCCGGCTCGGAGGCGGGCTGGACCCTGGACCCGGCGGGCAGCGCGGTGGAACTCCCGGTCCGCGACCCGTCCTCGGACGAGGAGCCGATCCTCTTCGAGGCCCCGGAACAGTCGGAGCCCCTGGGGGTCTCCTACCCGGCGACCCTGGACGCCCCCCGGCCGGAACGGCTGGTCGTACGGGACGTCGCGCGCGGTGTGTGGCGCCTGGAGGTCGACCCCCGCTACGGCGGGACCCGTGTCTACCCCGACGGCCTGGAGTTCAGCGAGGACGCGCTGGAGGTCTACGAGATCCAGGAGGCGGACCCCTTGTCGGCCCGGACCCACTCCACCTGGACGGTACGACTGCACCGGCCGGAGCTGGGCTGGGACGTCTCGGTGGTGACCCGCTCGGACATCACGTGCGACGAGGGCGGCTTCCTGACGTCGAACGAGGTGGTGTGCCGCGAGGGCGACGAGGTGCTGTTCCACCGCACGTGGGAGCGGAGGCTGCCGCGCGCGGCGGTCTAG
- the fahA gene encoding fumarylacetoacetase produces the protein MPQQSPLDVPEGDPFGPHNLPYGVFSTAGEERRRIGVRIGGYVLDAGAAAAALGSPYAGLLGQPSLNPLLAAGRTAWKDVRRALTAWVTDPGHRPSVEPHLLPLEEAVLHLPYEVADYVDFYASEHHATNVGRMFRPDGDALTPNWKHLPIGYHGRAGTIVVSGTDVVRPSGQRKAPADPAPVFGPSVKLDIEAEVGFVVGTPSEQGRPVALCDFEEHVFGLFLLNDWSARDIQAWEYVPLGPFLGKSFATSVSAWVTPLEALDAARVAPPARDFPLLPYLEDSGADRPGGFDLRITVSINGQEVARPPFASMYWTAAQQLAHMTVNGASLRTGDVYGSGTVSGPETDQRGSLLELTWNGRDAIELADGKRTFLEDGDTVTLTAWAPGADGTRVGLGEVTGRIVGTR, from the coding sequence ATGCCCCAGCAGAGCCCCCTCGATGTGCCCGAGGGCGACCCGTTCGGGCCGCACAACCTCCCCTACGGCGTGTTCTCCACCGCCGGGGAGGAGCGGCGCCGGATCGGTGTCCGCATCGGCGGGTACGTGCTCGACGCCGGGGCGGCCGCGGCCGCGCTCGGATCCCCGTACGCCGGACTGCTCGGGCAGCCCTCGCTCAATCCGCTGCTCGCCGCGGGCCGCACCGCCTGGAAGGACGTACGGCGCGCGCTGACCGCCTGGGTCACCGACCCCGGCCACCGCCCCTCCGTGGAGCCGCACCTGCTGCCGCTGGAGGAGGCCGTCCTGCACCTCCCGTACGAGGTCGCCGACTACGTCGACTTCTACGCGAGCGAGCACCACGCGACGAACGTCGGCAGGATGTTCCGGCCGGACGGGGACGCACTGACCCCCAACTGGAAGCACCTGCCCATCGGTTACCACGGCCGCGCCGGGACGATCGTCGTGTCCGGGACCGACGTCGTACGGCCCTCCGGCCAGCGCAAGGCGCCCGCCGACCCGGCGCCCGTCTTCGGGCCGTCCGTGAAGCTCGACATCGAGGCCGAGGTCGGCTTCGTCGTCGGCACTCCCTCGGAGCAGGGCCGTCCGGTGGCCCTCTGCGACTTCGAGGAGCACGTCTTCGGGCTGTTCCTGCTCAACGACTGGTCCGCGCGCGACATCCAGGCCTGGGAGTACGTGCCGCTCGGCCCCTTCCTCGGCAAGTCCTTCGCCACCTCCGTCTCCGCCTGGGTCACCCCGCTGGAGGCCCTGGACGCGGCCCGGGTCGCCCCGCCCGCGCGGGACTTCCCGCTCCTGCCCTACCTCGAGGACTCCGGCGCCGACCGCCCCGGCGGCTTCGACCTGCGCATCACCGTGTCCATCAACGGGCAGGAGGTGGCCCGGCCGCCGTTCGCCTCGATGTACTGGACCGCCGCCCAGCAGCTCGCCCACATGACCGTCAACGGCGCCTCCCTGCGCACCGGCGACGTGTACGGCTCGGGCACCGTCAGCGGCCCGGAGACCGACCAGCGCGGCTCGCTGCTGGAGCTCACCTGGAACGGCCGCGACGCCATCGAGCTCGCCGACGGCAAGCGCACCTTCCTGGAGGACGGGGACACCGTCACCCTCACCGCGTGGGCGCCGGGCGCCGACGGCACCCGCGTCGGCCTCGGCGAGGTCACCGGCCGCATCGTGGGCACCCGCTAG